AGTTCCTTCGTCTGTTTTTTCTAAAGTTACGTTTAAGTGTGGCGACCAGAAATGCTGTTCCTTTTTGATGATTTCCAAATGAAAGTGTTCGCTAAAAACGCCGCCTTTTATTCCCTGAGTGTTATCTTTTAACTTAGACGAAATCTGATTTTTTATTTCTTCAACACTACCTGGATTTTTTTGTTTAAAACGAGGTCTACTTCTTATACTGGTCATTTTTTATAGGGTTTAAGGGCTACAAGTTAGATTTTTGTCAAATTAAATACTATGATTTTTGACAGGTCTTAGTTTTATTTAATGATAGCAAGTCAAGCGTAGGAGTGGAATTTCTTAGATGTTCTGCTAAAGTGTTTAGTAATAATGCGTTGTTATAAGTGACTTGAAAACTAATTTATATTTTAGATGTTACTTATGCGAAAGTTCGTGTAAGAGGTTTTAAGAGATAATTAAAAGCATTTCAAATAATCATGGCAGCAATAGCAAAAGATACTTTTCAGTTTTTAAAAGAGTTAAAGGCCAATAATAATAAAGATTGGTTTACTGAAAATAAGCCAAGGTATGTGGAGGCCAAAGAAAATTTTGAGGCTTTTATTGATGAATTAATCAAAGGGATTTCAAGATTTGATCCTAGTATAGCTCATCACACCGGTAAAGGTTGTGTTTTTAGAATTTATAGAGACGTACGCTTTTCCAAAGATAAATCGCCTTATAAAACGCACATGGGAGCTCATATCACAGCGGCATTGAAGAAGTCTGATATACATTCTCGTTCGGGTTATTACATTCATATTGGGGCTGGCGAGTGCATGCTGGCAGGTGGAGCATATATGCCACAAGGCGATTGGATTAAAGCAATCAGACAAGAGATTGATTATAATGGAGATGATTTAGTCAAAATAATTGAGAACCCGAAGTTCAAAGAAACCTTTGGTGAATTAATGGGTGAAAGCCTTAAAAGACCACCAAAAGGTTTTGATGCAGAGCATAAACATATCGACTTATTAAAGAGGAAAAGCTTTTTGGTTCAGCATGATATGAAAGATAACGAGGTTACAAAATCTGACTTTTTACAAAAGGCCGTTGTCGTTTTTGAAACGTTAAAACCTCTGGGTGACTTTTTGAACGCTAGTTCAAAATAGGATTTTTTCTGGTTTCGTCATTTAGATAGTTGAATCATCGATGAAAGAGTGGCATTTATCTAAGTAATCAGGGGAAGAGTCCAAACATAGTTTGACTTTCAGAATATTTAAAGACCTTTGGGTGATTATTGCATTTTTTATTCTCTATTTCGGAGGAAATGCAGTTTTAAATTCTAACTCACTCAAAATTAAATGAGACTAGCAATTAGCATTGTTTTAGGCCTGGTTCTTCTAACAGGGTCATATGTATTATATCAAAACCTGGCAGATAGCAAGAAGCCTCCTAGAGGACAGGCAAATAAAACCACTAATACGGTTTTTGTGAAACCTGTAGAAAATGGAGATTCTCCTATTTTCATAGAAACCAACGGAACCATTAGGGCACAAGAGCGAATTGAGCTTTTCTCAGAGGTTCAGGGTGTTTTAAAACAAACCAAGAAGGCTTTCAAACCTGGTCAAAGATATGGCAAAGGAGAAATGCTATTGGAAATGGATTCTCAGGAGTTTTACTCTAGCTTGGTAGCCCAGCGAAGTATTCTCTATAATAATATAGTCTCCATTATGCCTGATTTGAAATTTGACTTACCAGAGTCTTTTCAGCCTTGGCAAACATATTTAGACGAGTTTGATATCCAAGGAACTCTAAAAGAGTTGCCAAAGGCTCAAAATGAAAAGGAGAAATACTTTATCAACTCAAAACAGATAGTTTCTACCTACTATACCATTAAGAATTTAGAAGAAAGGTTAGTGAAGTATCAAATTAAGGCTCCTTTTTCAGGAATCTTAACGGAAGCTTTAGTAGACCCAGGTACGTTAGTTAGAACGGGTCAAAAACTTGGAGCATTAATAAATCCTTCAGTTTTTGAATTAGAAGCTAATATCAATGCAGAATACTTAGAATACCTTAAGGTAGGAAAACGAGTAAGTGTTTCAGACTTAAAAGGTCAAAATACTTGGGTAGGTTTTGTGAAAAGAATTAATGGGGTGATAGATCCAACTACACAAACGGTGCAGGCTTTTATTCAGATAAGTGGAAAAAACCTTACCGAAGGAATGTTTTTGGAAGCTTCTGTAATGGCTAAAACTGAATCAAACGTTTTAGAAATTAGCCGTTCGCTTTTGTCAACTGACAATACGGTCTTTGTGGTAGAAAATGATTCTGTACTTACCATGCATGCCGTGGAGGTAATTCACTTTTCTGACAAAACTGCTTTAGTACGTGGTTTGAAAAATGGGGCTTACTTAATGAGCAAACCATTACCAGGAGCTTATGACGGTATGATAGTTAAGGTTTCAAATCAATAATTTAAGATGAGGAAAGTAATAGCGTATTTTATAAAATACCCAGTGGCTGTCAATGTAGTGATAGCGGCTTTTGTCATCTTTGGAATTATCGGAATAAGGAGCATGAAGTCTTCGTATTTCCCATTGACAGAATCTAGAATCATTACTATTTCGGCTATTTATCCTGGAGCTTCGCCTCAGGAGATAGAAGAGGGGGTTGTCTTAAAAATTGAAGATAATCTAAAAGGACTGGTAGGAATAGACAGAGTAACTTCGGTTTCTAAAGAAAGTTCTGGTTCTGTAGTTGTTGAAATTGAAAAAGGACGTGACATCAATATTCTTTTGGCGGAGGTTAAAAATGCCGTTGATAGGGTTCCTTCGTTCCCAACTGGCATGGAGCCACTGGTGGTAGAGAAAACTGAAAATATTCGGGAGACCATAAATTTTGCAATAAGCGGAAAAAACTTACCATTAAAAACACTGAAGACTATAGCACGTAGCGTTGAGAATGATCTCAGGGCTATGGACGGAGTCTCTCAGGTAGAAATAAGTGGTTACCCAGAGGAGGAAATCGAAATTGCACTTCGTGAAAAAGATTTGCTGGCCTATGGCATTACGTTTCAGGAAGTAGCTCAGGCTGTTTCTCGGGAGAATATTCTGGTTACTGGAGGTAACATTAAAACCTCACAAGAAGAATATTTAATTAGAGCAAACGGAAGAACTTATAAAGCCAGCGATTTGGATAATCTTATAGTTAGGAGTAATCCTAATGGTAAAATTATTCGCTTGAGAGAGGTGGCTGATGTTACCGATAGATTTTCAGAAACGCCAAACGCTTCTTATTATAATGGGGCTTTATCGGTGAATATGGCTATTAGTAATACCAATGACGAAGATTTATTATCTGCAGCCGATCAGATTAAAGAATACATAGAAAATTATAATGCGAACAATGAGAATGTGGAGTTGTCAGTTTTGTCTGATGCCTCTATTAGGTTAAACCAAAGAACAGACCTTTTAGTAGAAAACGCTGCTATTGGGATGCTCTTAGTTTTGGTTTTTCTTTCACTTTTTCTAAATACTAGGTTAGCATTTTGGGTAGCGGCAGGTTTGCCTATATCCTTCTTAGGGATGTTTATTTTTGCCTCCTTTTTTAATGTTACCATAAACGTATTGTCTCTTTTCGGGATGATTATCGTAATCGGTATCTTGGTGGATGATGGAATTGTTATTGCAGAAAATATCTATGACCATTTTGAAAAAGGGAAAAGTAAGGTTAACGCTGCTATTGATGGTACCATGGAAGTAATTCCACCTATTGTATCTGCCATTATTACTACTTTATTGGCCTTTAGTACTTTCTTGTTTTTGGATAGTAGAATAGGAGAGTTCTTTGGTGAAGTTTCTATTATTGTGATTTTGACCTTAACGGTTTCTTTAGTAGAAGCTCTTATCATTTTACCTGCTCACTTGGCTCATTCAAAAGCTCTAGAAATAAAAGATGAAGACAAAGAGAGAACTGGAATGTCATTGGTTTTTTCTAAACTGAGAGGTATTAATAAGGTTGGAGATTTAATAATCAATTTCTTAAAGAGTAAGATTTATTTACCAGTTCTTACTTTTGGTTTGAGGTATAAGTTTCTCACTGTTTCTGTTTTTATTGGTTTATTGATAATGACCCTAGGAGCGGTTCAGGGTGGAATAATAAGACAGACTTTCTTTCCAAACGTGGCATCTGACCGTGTTAGTATAAAGCTAAAAATGGAAGAGGGTACGAATGTTGCCATTACAGATTCCATCATATCTTATATAGAAAAGAAGGCTTGGGAGGTAAATGAAGAATATACAGAAAGGCAAGGTACAGGTGACCAAGTGTTCCAAAATATAGTTAGAACTATAGGGCCAGGTTCTGCTAATGCTGGATTGGCTATTAACCTACTTCCTGGGGAGTTAAGAGCAGCTTCTTCTATAGATATCACAAATGACATTAGAGAGCGTGTGGGGCCTGTTTATGGTACGGAGCTCTTAACATTTGGCTCGGGTGGTAACTTTGGCGGTAGCCCTGTATCTGTTTCTTTGTTAGGGAACAACATTACTGAACTTAAGAATGCCAAAAATGAACTGAAAGCTGAGATGTCTAGAAATCCTATATTGAAGGATGTTTCTGATAATGACCCAAAGGGTATCAAAGAAATTAAGATAAAGTTAAAGCAGACTGCATTTCCTTTGGGTTTAAATACGCAAGATGTGATGTCGCAAGTGCGTAGTGCATTTTTTGGTTTTCAAGCTCAACGTTTCCAAAGAGGACAAGACGAGATTAAAGTTTGGGTGAGGTATGATTTAGACAATAGATCGAGTATCAATAACCTTGACAAAATGAAAATTCTTACCCCTGGTGGTCAAAGAGTTCCTTTTAAAGAGATAGCTGACTATTCTATTGCAAGAGGAGAAATAGCCATTAACCACTTAGATGGAAGAAGAGAAATTCAGGTTTCAGCAGATTTAAAAGACGCTAAAGCCTCCGCCACAGATATACTGGCTGATATACAAGAAAATGTAGTTCCGGTAATTTTATCAAAATACCCAAGTGTTACTGCACTCTATGAAGGACAGAATAGAGAGTCTGATAAATTGGCAAAGTCAGCAGCCTTAATAATTCCAATTATCTTGTTTTTAATGTATGCTACCATTGCATTTACTTTTAGGTCTTACGGGCAGCCATTTTTATTATTGATAATGATTCCGTTAAGTCTTATCGGGATAGCCTGGGGTCACTGGCTGCATGATTTTTCTATAAACATTCTTTCAGCTTTAGGTATTATTGCCCTAATAGGTATTATGGTGAATGATGGACTGGTGCTAATTGGTAAGTTTAATAGTTACTTAAAAGATGGGCTAAAGTTTGATGATGCTTTAATAAAAGCGGGTAGCTCTAGATTTAGAGCCATTTTCTTAACCTCGCTTACCACAATTGCGGGTTTAGCACCATTAATTTTCGAAACCAGTAGACAGGCCCAGTTTTTAATTCCTATGGCTATAAGTATAGCCTACGGAATAGCCATAGCCACCGTTTTAACACTCTTATTCTTACCTATTTTACTTTCTGCTAGTAACAGCTTTAAAGTAGGTTTTAAATGGTTAAAAACAGGGAAAGAAATAAGCAAAGAAGAGGTAGAAAGAGCAGTAATAGAACTAAAAAGTGAGAGTCATGCGTATTAAGGGATTTATAGTATTATTAGCTTCTTTATCATTTTTTGATGGGCAAAGTCAAGGTTTTTTGACAAAAGAAGAAGCCATTCAAATAGCATTGGAGAAAAATTTCAATATTAAGATTGCTAAAAACAATATTGATATTGCTGAAGCAAACACTTCAAAAGCAAATTTGGGTTTCAATCCAACAGTAACAGCTACTGCTGGGGCAAATTATAACTTAGATAACTCTAAGGCTATTTTTCAAAGTGGTGCTGAGACAGACCTAGCTTTTGCTGCATCTAACAGTGCTAGTACCAGCATTGGTATTAATTATGTGCTTTTTGATGGTTTTAACAGACAGTATAACCTAGAAAGAAACCTTCAGACTTGGTCTGCATCACAGCTTAATGCTCGTTTCGCTCTTGAAAGTGTGCTTTTGCAG
This sequence is a window from Arcticibacterium luteifluviistationis. Protein-coding genes within it:
- a CDS encoding efflux RND transporter periplasmic adaptor subunit, which produces MRLAISIVLGLVLLTGSYVLYQNLADSKKPPRGQANKTTNTVFVKPVENGDSPIFIETNGTIRAQERIELFSEVQGVLKQTKKAFKPGQRYGKGEMLLEMDSQEFYSSLVAQRSILYNNIVSIMPDLKFDLPESFQPWQTYLDEFDIQGTLKELPKAQNEKEKYFINSKQIVSTYYTIKNLEERLVKYQIKAPFSGILTEALVDPGTLVRTGQKLGALINPSVFELEANINAEYLEYLKVGKRVSVSDLKGQNTWVGFVKRINGVIDPTTQTVQAFIQISGKNLTEGMFLEASVMAKTESNVLEISRSLLSTDNTVFVVENDSVLTMHAVEVIHFSDKTALVRGLKNGAYLMSKPLPGAYDGMIVKVSNQ
- a CDS encoding efflux RND transporter permease subunit, which encodes MRKVIAYFIKYPVAVNVVIAAFVIFGIIGIRSMKSSYFPLTESRIITISAIYPGASPQEIEEGVVLKIEDNLKGLVGIDRVTSVSKESSGSVVVEIEKGRDINILLAEVKNAVDRVPSFPTGMEPLVVEKTENIRETINFAISGKNLPLKTLKTIARSVENDLRAMDGVSQVEISGYPEEEIEIALREKDLLAYGITFQEVAQAVSRENILVTGGNIKTSQEEYLIRANGRTYKASDLDNLIVRSNPNGKIIRLREVADVTDRFSETPNASYYNGALSVNMAISNTNDEDLLSAADQIKEYIENYNANNENVELSVLSDASIRLNQRTDLLVENAAIGMLLVLVFLSLFLNTRLAFWVAAGLPISFLGMFIFASFFNVTINVLSLFGMIIVIGILVDDGIVIAENIYDHFEKGKSKVNAAIDGTMEVIPPIVSAIITTLLAFSTFLFLDSRIGEFFGEVSIIVILTLTVSLVEALIILPAHLAHSKALEIKDEDKERTGMSLVFSKLRGINKVGDLIINFLKSKIYLPVLTFGLRYKFLTVSVFIGLLIMTLGAVQGGIIRQTFFPNVASDRVSIKLKMEEGTNVAITDSIISYIEKKAWEVNEEYTERQGTGDQVFQNIVRTIGPGSANAGLAINLLPGELRAASSIDITNDIRERVGPVYGTELLTFGSGGNFGGSPVSVSLLGNNITELKNAKNELKAEMSRNPILKDVSDNDPKGIKEIKIKLKQTAFPLGLNTQDVMSQVRSAFFGFQAQRFQRGQDEIKVWVRYDLDNRSSINNLDKMKILTPGGQRVPFKEIADYSIARGEIAINHLDGRREIQVSADLKDAKASATDILADIQENVVPVILSKYPSVTALYEGQNRESDKLAKSAALIIPIILFLMYATIAFTFRSYGQPFLLLIMIPLSLIGIAWGHWLHDFSINILSALGIIALIGIMVNDGLVLIGKFNSYLKDGLKFDDALIKAGSSRFRAIFLTSLTTIAGLAPLIFETSRQAQFLIPMAISIAYGIAIATVLTLLFLPILLSASNSFKVGFKWLKTGKEISKEEVERAVIELKSESHAY
- a CDS encoding DUF2461 domain-containing protein, with protein sequence MAAIAKDTFQFLKELKANNNKDWFTENKPRYVEAKENFEAFIDELIKGISRFDPSIAHHTGKGCVFRIYRDVRFSKDKSPYKTHMGAHITAALKKSDIHSRSGYYIHIGAGECMLAGGAYMPQGDWIKAIRQEIDYNGDDLVKIIENPKFKETFGELMGESLKRPPKGFDAEHKHIDLLKRKSFLVQHDMKDNEVTKSDFLQKAVVVFETLKPLGDFLNASSK